The genomic interval TCTCGTACACCCCTCCCGACGCCGCCAACCCACCGCCGCGTTACACCCCAAAATCTGCCACCCTGGGAGCCATGGCCCTCACTCTCGGAGCAATCATCCTGAACGTCCCGAAAACCGGCCCCGCCGCCGAGTTCTGGAGCCAGGCCCTCGGCTTCACCCCACAGGCCGGTAACCACGACTTCCTCATCCCGCCCTCGTCCGCCCGGCCCACCCGCCTCCACCTGGACGAAACCGACCGCACCCACCTCGACCTGTGGGTAGACAAAGAAACCTCAACCCTGCAAGGCGAGGTGGACCGCCTCATCTCCCTCGGCGCCGAACACGTAGAAGACTGGACCTACCCACCCGACGCCGACTTCGTAGTCCTCAAATCCCCCGACGGCACCATCTTCTGCCTCATCGACTAGCCCCTTCGCGGACCGGCCCACAAGGCGACTTTGTGCACGAGATCCGCGCGGCCAAGTCGCGACACATGCGGGGACGTTGAACAACCTACGGGGTCCTTGGACAAGGAATAACTTGTTCAAGGACCCCCGCGGGTGTTCACAGCCCCGACACCTGCACGACCCTCGCTCAACGGGAGAAGGCACGATCCTGGCTCAGGTGAACGAGTGCTCGGCGAAGCTGAGGCCGCCGCGTTCGCGTTGAGTCAGGTACTGCGCGCTGGCGCTGTGGATCGGCGATGTGCGC from Kribbella sp. NBC_00709 carries:
- a CDS encoding VOC family protein, giving the protein MALTLGAIILNVPKTGPAAEFWSQALGFTPQAGNHDFLIPPSSARPTRLHLDETDRTHLDLWVDKETSTLQGEVDRLISLGAEHVEDWTYPPDADFVVLKSPDGTIFCLID